The Mya arenaria isolate MELC-2E11 chromosome 16, ASM2691426v1 genome includes a window with the following:
- the LOC128221273 gene encoding uncharacterized protein LOC128221273 yields MEYFQLCQCKPQINTENRTKNTSFPPDGIVVSVPSTPVPPPPYTDDVTCWTSLKGKLVRWFVCFVIASFLIAIIGVSLFFTVFNSPEGVDGHGRRGDRKKQQINKPRTNLQQGLRGVKEDGFPDIDHFGIQTGLPKRNTLPEDIADDTKSNTTTFKWPITTRPVSKALRPSSFPRGQPVAKTDGSTRRNTLLKLPDVSADAQPKVPCPSDWMQHGDRCYLFIQRPVHFTNIAEYCSEEGGSPAVLEDDKGTFEQLLVSGARPILECCLNEKGKRDGRPELLQRLDDDLIKFMAKFSTKWPQEEDNPKPGPNNRIIPRHLLLRKGVTTTSPTIPDIAATGTSSSFIQTKTDSMQTNADNGGQLDGGFGLINHEKANSTTTTTTTLSTSIIFADITTSSNDSELEVPVSGDKNTDQFSTLDDVTRNRLAKNENKNAKELPIFTAIQEKMCKSYLGAYMDEWLSVDCNVVYLQVCVKGQQ; encoded by the exons ATGGAATATTTTCAATTGTGTCAATGCAAACCACAG ATTAATACAGAAAACCGTACTAAGAACA CCTCTTTCCCCCCTGATGGCATCGTGGTATCCGTCCCCTCAACTCCTGTTCCACCACCTCCATACACTGATGACGTCACTTGTTGGACGTCACTGAAGGGAAAACTTGTTAGATGGTTCGTGTGTTTCGTCATTGCGTCATTTCTGATCGCGATCATCGGGGTTAGCCTCTTTTTCACTG TTTTCAACTCCCCTGAAGGCGTTGACGGACATGGCCGACGAGGTGATCGTAAAAAACagcaaataaacaaaccaaGAACTAATTTACAACAAGGCCTTCGCGGTGTCAAAGAAGACGGTTTCCCTGATATCGATCATTTCGGAATACAAACAGGACTCCCAAAACGCAACACTCTTCCGGAGGACATAGCAGACGATACCAAATCGAATACAACAACGTTTAAATGGCCAATTACCACACGGCCTGTTTCCAAGGCACTACGGCCATCTTCATTTCCACGAGGCCAACCGGTTGCTAAAACAGACGGCTCTACACGACGTAATACATTGCTTAAATTACCAGATGTTAGCGCAGATGCTCAACCGAAAGTCCCTTGTCCCTCGGACTGGATGCAACATGGAGATCGATGCTATCTCTTCATTCAACGTCCCGTGCATTTCACCAACATTGCG gaGTACTGTTCTGAAGAAGGCGGTTCACCTGCAGTACTTGAGGACGATAAAGGGACATTTGAGCAGCTTCTAGTGTCCGGAGCTCGTCCAATTTTAG AATGTTGTCTGAACGAAAAAGGTAAACGGGACGGAAGACCAGAACTTTTACAGCGTCTAGACGATGATCTCATCAAATTTATGG CCAAATTCAGTACCAAATGGCCCCAAGAGGAGGACAACCCGAAACCGGGACCTAACAACCGAATAATACCTCGCCACTTGTTGCTACGTAAAGGAGTGACAACCACATCACCAACGATTCCGGACATTGCCG CGACAGGAACATCGTCGTCCTTTATACAGACGAAAACGGATTCCATGCAAACTAATGCCGACAATGGAGGACAGCTGGATGGAGGGTTCGGCCTCATAAACCACGAAAAAGCTAACTCTACCACAACAACCACCACGACACTTAGCACCTCCATCATTTTTGCTGACATCACAACGAGTAGTAATGATTCTGAGTTAGAAGTTCCTGTAAGTGGAGACAAAAACACAGACCAGTTCTCCACTCTCGATGACGTCACACGAAATCGACTTGCTAAAAATGAGAATAAGAATGCTAAAGAGTTACCCATATTTACCGcaattcaagaaaaaatgtgtaaaaGCTATCTAGGCGCGTACATGGACGAGTGGCTGAGTGTTGATTGTAACGTGGTTTATTTGCAGGTTTGTGTGAAAGGACAACAGTGA